One Ancylobacter novellus DSM 506 genomic window, CTATTCCTACGATTCGCTCGTGCCCGTGGCGCGGCATGTGCTGCGGATGGTGCCGGTCGACCGAGTGACCCAGCGCGTCGTCGCCAGCCATGTCAGCGTCGAGCCCGAGCCGGTGGAATGGACCGAGGCGCGCGACTTCTTCGGCAACCGCGTGGTGCATATCCGCATCGAGACGCCGCACACCGAGTTCAGCGTCCACACCCGCGCACGGGTGGAGGTGGAGCCTCCCGTACCCGTCGAGGGGACGAGTGGCCCCAGCTGGGAAGACGTGCGCGAGGCCGCCGCCGCCTGGCTCGACCTCTCCGCCGCTTCGCCAGCGCATCACCTCTTCCCGAGCCCCGCCGTCCCGCTCGCCGGCCCCATCACCGATTGGGCGGCGGAGAGCTTCCCGCCCGGCGCGCCCATGCTTGCCGGCGCCATCGACCTGATGAACCGGCTGCATGCCGAGTTCACCTACGATCCCCGCGCCACCGACGTCTCGACCCCGCCGATCGAGGCCTTCGAGATGCGCGCCGGCGTGTGCCAGGACTTCGCGCACATCATGATCGCCGGGCTGCGCGGGCTCGGCCTGCCGGCCGCCTATGTCTCCGGCTTCCTGCGCACCGAGCCGCCGCCCGGCCAGGAGCGCCTGCAGGGCGCCGACGCCACCCATGCCTGGGTGTCGGTGTGGTGCGGCGAGGAGATCGGCTGGCAGGGGCTCGACCCGACCAATGCGCTGATCGTCTCCACCGACCACGTCGTGCTGGCGGTCGGCCGCGACTATGCCGACGTCGCACCCATCGGGGGCGTAGTGCTGGGCTCCGGCAAGCAGGAACTGCATGTCGCGGTCGACGTGATTCCCTTGCCCCCGGAGCCGGCGGCGGAGAAGAGGAAGGGGTAGGGCGCTCTCGCGACACGGCCCGCCGGGCGGGTTAGAGATAGGCACCCACGCCGCCCGAATCGCCATGGATGCCCCATGACCGACACCGCCCGCCCACAAGCGCCCGCCCGCGACGAGGA contains:
- a CDS encoding transglutaminase family protein; translation: MIYDIHQTTAYSYDSLVPVARHVLRMVPVDRVTQRVVASHVSVEPEPVEWTEARDFFGNRVVHIRIETPHTEFSVHTRARVEVEPPVPVEGTSGPSWEDVREAAAAWLDLSAASPAHHLFPSPAVPLAGPITDWAAESFPPGAPMLAGAIDLMNRLHAEFTYDPRATDVSTPPIEAFEMRAGVCQDFAHIMIAGLRGLGLPAAYVSGFLRTEPPPGQERLQGADATHAWVSVWCGEEIGWQGLDPTNALIVSTDHVVLAVGRDYADVAPIGGVVLGSGKQELHVAVDVIPLPPEPAAEKRKG